A genome region from Pseudomonas pergaminensis includes the following:
- a CDS encoding glycosyltransferase family 4 protein — MQLAFVLYKYFPFGGLQRDFMRIALECQQRGHQIRVYTLIWEGDIPPGFEVLVAPVKAFFNHRRNEKLSAWMAADLAKRPVDRLIGFNKMPGLDVYYAADGCFEDKAQNLRHSLYRYFGRYKHFADYERAVFAKEAKTEVLMISEVQQPLFIKHYDTPLERFHLLPPGIAQDRRAPPNAAEIREGFRKEFNLGADDLLLVQIGSGFKTKGVDRSLKAVAALPAELKKRTRLFVIGQDDPKVFQLQSATLGLGDNVQFLKGRSDIPRFLLGADLLIHPAYNENTGTVLLEALVAGLPVLVSAVCGYAHYIAEADSGLVLDEPFEQNQLNQYLTHMLTDTAQRAAWSRNGLAFAETADLYSMPQHAADVILAEPKR, encoded by the coding sequence ATGCAACTGGCTTTTGTTCTGTACAAATATTTCCCCTTCGGGGGCCTGCAGCGTGACTTCATGCGCATCGCCCTGGAGTGCCAGCAGCGCGGCCATCAGATTCGTGTCTACACGCTGATCTGGGAAGGCGATATCCCACCCGGCTTTGAAGTGCTGGTGGCGCCGGTCAAGGCGTTCTTCAACCATCGGCGCAACGAAAAGCTCAGTGCCTGGATGGCCGCCGACCTGGCCAAGCGCCCGGTGGACCGCTTGATCGGCTTCAATAAAATGCCTGGCCTGGATGTGTACTACGCCGCCGACGGCTGCTTTGAAGACAAGGCGCAAAACCTGCGCCACTCGCTGTACCGCTATTTTGGTCGCTACAAGCACTTCGCTGATTACGAGCGCGCGGTGTTCGCCAAGGAGGCCAAGACTGAAGTCCTGATGATCTCCGAAGTGCAGCAGCCGCTGTTCATCAAGCATTACGACACGCCGCTGGAACGCTTCCACCTGCTGCCGCCGGGCATTGCCCAGGACCGTCGTGCGCCGCCGAATGCCGCCGAAATCCGTGAAGGGTTCCGCAAGGAATTCAACCTGGGCGCTGACGACCTGCTGCTGGTGCAAATTGGCTCGGGCTTCAAGACCAAGGGTGTCGACCGCAGCCTCAAGGCCGTGGCCGCGCTGCCGGCGGAGCTGAAAAAACGCACGCGCCTGTTTGTAATCGGCCAGGACGACCCCAAAGTATTCCAATTGCAAAGTGCGACGCTGGGCCTGGGGGACAACGTGCAGTTCCTCAAGGGCCGCAGTGATATCCCGCGTTTTCTACTGGGCGCCGACCTGTTGATCCACCCGGCGTACAACGAAAACACCGGCACCGTATTGCTTGAAGCCCTGGTGGCCGGGTTGCCGGTGCTGGTCTCGGCCGTATGTGGGTATGCCCATTACATCGCTGAAGCCGACAGCGGCCTGGTGCTGGATGAGCCGTTCGAACAGAACCAGCTCAACCAGTACCTGACGCACATGCTCACCGACACTGCACAGCGCGCGGCCTGGAGCCGCAATGGCTTGGCCTTCGCTGAGACGGCCGACCTCTACAGCATGCCGCAGCACGCTGCGGATGTGATTCTGGCGGAGCCAAAACGATGA
- a CDS encoding lipopolysaccharide kinase InaA family protein — MAGWNLEPAYAHLADDFGSLEAVFALQGERLTRDPLSEVIRVERGGVNYYVKRYTGAGKGLRRYLGKPRVKSEWQNLKRFAKWGIPTADVVAWGLERKGLAYDRGAMITRELPRTEDLSVLAERHDARLRDPKWVDAVSRQLAEYTRTMHDHRFTHNDLKWRNLLIDDQSTLYLIDCPNGDFWRGFWLKYRITKDLACLDKVAKYHLSATQRLRFYMQYRQRRHLSASDKERIRHVVKFFEGRE; from the coding sequence ATGGCGGGTTGGAACCTGGAACCTGCTTACGCCCACCTGGCGGATGATTTTGGGAGCCTCGAAGCCGTGTTCGCCCTGCAGGGCGAGCGGCTGACCCGCGACCCACTGTCAGAAGTGATCCGCGTGGAGCGTGGCGGGGTCAATTATTACGTCAAACGCTACACCGGCGCCGGCAAGGGCCTGCGGCGCTACCTGGGCAAGCCGCGGGTCAAGTCCGAATGGCAGAACCTCAAGCGCTTCGCCAAGTGGGGCATTCCCACGGCGGATGTGGTCGCCTGGGGCCTGGAGCGCAAGGGTCTGGCCTACGACCGTGGGGCGATGATCACGCGTGAACTGCCGAGGACCGAAGACCTGTCGGTGCTGGCCGAGCGTCACGATGCGCGCCTGCGCGACCCCAAGTGGGTCGACGCGGTGAGCCGCCAGCTCGCCGAATACACGCGCACCATGCACGATCACCGCTTTACCCATAACGACTTGAAGTGGCGCAACCTGCTGATCGACGATCAGTCCACGCTGTACCTGATCGACTGCCCCAACGGCGATTTCTGGCGCGGGTTCTGGCTCAAGTACCGCATCACCAAAGACCTGGCCTGCCTGGACAAGGTGGCCAAGTATCACCTGTCCGCCACCCAGCGCCTGCGGTTCTACATGCAATACCGTCAGCGCCGGCACCTGAGTGCATCGGATAAAGAGCGTATTCGCCACGTGGTGAAGTTTTTCGAGGGACGCGAATGA
- a CDS encoding lipopolysaccharide kinase InaA family protein produces MSDFLAAEDRALLERNGLATFDALWAKQLDAVDEPNTSRGGWSSVFRLELDGHGYYLKRQSNYLTRSLHRPFGEPSFSREFRNISRYRKLGIPALQAAFYGERNVAGEHRAMLLTRALDGWNDLDSLLEQWSQLSDAQHSAILLACGQLARRLHGVGQVHGCFYPKHIFMQATGDGYAAQLIDLEKTRPLLFGWRDRVKDLEPLLRRAPQWSDEQVRQLLAAYLDQPKDSALVATWLQKLTARRSHKENR; encoded by the coding sequence ATGAGTGATTTCCTGGCGGCTGAAGACCGTGCGCTACTGGAGCGCAACGGTTTGGCGACCTTCGACGCCCTGTGGGCCAAGCAATTGGACGCAGTGGACGAACCCAATACCAGTCGCGGGGGCTGGAGCAGCGTGTTTCGCCTCGAACTCGACGGCCACGGTTACTACCTCAAGCGCCAGAGCAACTACCTGACGCGCAGCCTGCACCGGCCCTTTGGCGAGCCGAGTTTCTCCCGCGAATTTCGCAATATCAGCCGTTACCGCAAGCTCGGCATCCCTGCCTTGCAGGCCGCGTTCTATGGCGAGCGTAACGTCGCCGGCGAGCACCGCGCGATGCTGCTGACCCGTGCGCTGGACGGTTGGAATGACCTGGATTCGTTGCTGGAGCAGTGGTCGCAGTTGAGCGACGCCCAGCACAGCGCGATCCTGTTGGCTTGCGGCCAACTGGCGCGTCGGCTGCACGGCGTTGGCCAGGTGCATGGCTGTTTTTACCCCAAGCATATTTTTATGCAGGCCACCGGTGACGGCTATGCCGCGCAGTTGATCGACCTGGAGAAAACCCGCCCGCTGCTGTTCGGCTGGCGCGATCGGGTCAAGGACCTGGAGCCGCTGTTGCGCCGGGCGCCGCAGTGGTCTGACGAGCAAGTGCGCCAGCTCTTGGCCGCCTACCTCGACCAACCCAAAGACAGCGCGCTGGTCGCCACCTGGCTACAGAAATTGACCGCCCGCCGCAGCCACAAGGAAAACCGTTGA
- the rfaP gene encoding lipopolysaccharide core heptose(I) kinase RfaP: MKLILAEPFKTLWAGLDAFAEVEKLQGEVFRELAARRTLRTEVDGRPYFVKIHRGIGWGEIFKNLITAKLPVLGAGLEWSAIHRLQELGVPTMTGVAFGEKGSNPADQHSFIITEELAPTLSLEDVTLNWVTQPPAPALRHALTAELARMVGDMHRGGVNHRDCYLCHFLLDTSKPIDANNIKLSVIDLHRAQLRAHLPLRWRDKDLSALYYSALEIGLTRRDKLRFLKGYFRQPLRQILAEQSASLSLMQRKADKLYARKQRYGDAI; this comes from the coding sequence ATGAAGTTGATTCTTGCCGAACCGTTCAAGACTTTGTGGGCCGGGCTTGATGCCTTTGCCGAAGTCGAGAAACTGCAAGGTGAAGTATTCCGTGAACTGGCGGCGCGTCGCACCCTGCGTACCGAGGTGGATGGCCGTCCGTATTTCGTGAAGATCCACCGTGGCATCGGCTGGGGCGAGATCTTCAAGAACCTGATCACCGCCAAGCTGCCGGTACTCGGCGCCGGCCTTGAGTGGTCGGCGATTCATCGCTTGCAGGAACTCGGCGTGCCGACGATGACCGGCGTGGCCTTCGGCGAGAAGGGCAGCAACCCGGCGGACCAGCACTCGTTCATCATCACCGAAGAGCTGGCGCCGACCCTCAGCCTCGAAGATGTAACCCTCAACTGGGTGACGCAACCGCCTGCCCCCGCGTTGCGGCACGCCCTCACGGCCGAGCTGGCGCGCATGGTGGGCGACATGCACCGGGGTGGCGTCAATCATCGCGATTGCTACCTGTGCCACTTCTTGCTGGATACGTCGAAACCTATCGACGCGAACAACATCAAGCTGTCGGTGATCGACCTGCACCGCGCGCAACTGCGCGCCCATCTGCCGTTGCGCTGGCGCGACAAGGACCTGTCCGCGCTGTACTACTCGGCGCTGGAGATCGGCCTGACCCGCCGCGACAAATTGCGCTTCCTCAAGGGCTACTTCCGCCAGCCGCTTCGCCAGATCCTGGCCGAGCAATCGGCGTCGTTGAGCCTGATGCAGCGCAAGGCCGACAAGCTCTATGCGCGCAAGCAACGTTACGGGGATGCGATCTGA